A DNA window from Ammospiza caudacuta isolate bAmmCau1 chromosome 21, bAmmCau1.pri, whole genome shotgun sequence contains the following coding sequences:
- the FPGS gene encoding folylpolyglutamate synthase, mitochondrial, whose translation MLPAWVTNGTAEGTEPEGDAIRMLNTLQTNASYLEQVKRERGDPQAQLEAMQGFLERSGLKVKDLDRLNIIHVTGTKGKGSACAFTERILRNYGLKTGFYSSPHLVQVRERIRINGQPISKDLFNKYFWLVYNRLEETKDPAHASMPAYFRFLTIMAFHVFLEEKVDLAVVEVGIGGTYDCTNIIRTPVVCGVSSLGIDHTSILGDTMEKIAWQKGGIFKPGVPAFTVAQPERPLEVLRERAQERKCPLYLCPELDDFEEGCQALELGLAGAHQRSNAALALQLARTWLQRRGCQGLGELKEVPPSTELLGGPVPLAPAFRLTDAMIQGLRDTEWLGRTQVLSHGPVTWYLDGAHTTSSIQACVRWFRQAALSQDKPHDGSEVRVLLFNATGDRDTAALLKLLVPCHFDYAVFCPNFTEVSVANNADQQNFNVTLENALTRCLENQRTWTRLLEEKVGQDPWLPSPLRVGGLLQPAPARGSLLLVPPAPRPLNSPALVFPCLAQALRWVAQGRDPQLAAPTASGAHPHPAASSGAVLLREAAAVRVLVTGSLHLVGGALRLLEPVLSQ comes from the exons ATGCTGCCCGCCTGGGTGACCAATGGCACCGCCGAGGGGACTGAGCCCGAAGGG GATGCAATCCGGATGCTCAACACCCTGCAGACCAATGCCAGCTACCTGGAGCAGGTGAAGCGGGAGCGTGGTGACCCCCAGGCCCAGCTGGAAGCCATGCAGGGCTTCTTGGAGAGGAGCGGGCTGAAG GTCAAGGACCTGGATCGATTGAACATCATCCACGTCACGGGGACGAAGGGCAAG GGCTCAGCATGCGCTTTCACTGAACGCATCCTCCGCAACTACGGGCTGAAGACAGGCTTTTACAG CTCCCCTCACCTGGTGCAGGTGCGCGAGCGGATCCGCATCAATGGGCAGCCCATCAGCAAGGACCTCTTCAACAAGTACTTCTGGCTGGTCTACAACCGCCTGGAGGAGACCAAG gACCCAGCACACGCCAGCATGCCGGCCTATTTCCGCTTCCTCACCATCATGGCCTTCCACGTCTTCCTGGAGGAGAAG gtggaCCTGGCAGTGGTGGAAGTTGGCATTGGTGGCACCTATGACTGCACCAACATCATCAG GACACCAGTGGTGTGTGGGGTCTCCTCCCTGGGCATCGACCACACCAGCATCCTGGGGGACACCATGGAGAAGATCGCCTGGCAGAAGGGGGGCATTTTCAAG CCCGGTGTCCCAGCATTCACCGTGGCGCAGCCGGAGCGGCCgctggaggtgctgagggagcgAGCCCAGGAGCGCaag TGTCCCCTGTACCTCTGCCCGGAGCTGGATGACTTTGAGGAGGGCTGCCAGgcgctggagctggggctggcggGTGCCCACCAGCGCTCCAACGCCGCCCTGGCCCTACAGCTGGCACGGACGTGGCTGCAGCGCCGCGGCTGCCAGG GTCTGGGGGAGCTGAAGGAGGTGCCAccaagcacagagctgctgggggggCCAGTGCCACTGGCTCCTGCCTTCCGACTGACCGATGCCATGATCCAAG gccTGCGGGACACAGAGTGGCTGGGCCGGACCCAGGTGCTGTCCCACGGCCCCGTGACCTGGTACCTGGATGGAGCTCacaccaccagcagcatccAGGCCTGCGTGCGCTGGTTCCGCCAGGCCGCCCTCAGCCAGGACAAGCCCCATGA TGGTTCTGAGGTGCGTGTGCTGCTCTTCAATGCCACAGGTGACCGGGACACGGCGGCGCTGCTCAAGCTGCTGGTG CCCTGTCACTTTGACTACGCTGTCTTCTGCCCCAACTTCACAGAGGTGTCGGTGGCCAACAACGCAG aCCAGCAGAACTTCAACGTGACGCTGGAGAACGCGCTGACGCGCTGCCTGGAGAACCAGCGGACGTGGACGAGGCTCCTGGAGGAGAAAGTGGGGCAGGacccctggctgccctccccGCTGCGGGTGggggggctgctgcagccggcCCCCGCCCggggctccctgctgctggtgcccccAGCGCCACGACCCCTCAACTCCCCGGCGCTGGTGTTCCCGTGCCTGGCGCAGGCGCTGCGGTGGGTGGCGCAGGGCCGGGACCCCCAGCTGGCCGCCCCCACGGCCTCGGGGGCTCACCCGCACCCCGCGGCCAGCAGCGGGGCCGTGCTGCtgcgggaggcggcggccgTGCGCGTCCTGGTCACCGGCAGCCTGCACCTGGTGGGGGGAGCGCTGCGGCTGCTGGAGCCCGTCCTGTCGCAGTGA
- the CDK9 gene encoding cyclin-dependent kinase 9, producing MAKQYDMVECPFCDEVSKYEKLAKIGQGTFGEVFKAKHRQTGKKVALKKVLMENEKEGFPITALREIKILQLLKHENVVNLIEICRTKASPYNRCKGSIYLVFDFCEHDLAGLLSNAHVKFTLSEIKKVMQMLLNGLYYIHRNKILHRDMKAANVLITRDGVLKLADFGLARAFSLAKNSQPNRYTNRVVTLWYRPPELLLGERDYGPPIDLWGAGCIMAEMWTRSPIMQGNTEQHQLTLISQLCGSITPEVWPNVDKYELYEKLDLPKGQKRKVKDRLKAYVKDPYALDLIDKLLVLDPAQRIDSDDALNHDFFWSDPMPSDLKNMLSTHNQSMFEYLAPPRRRGGHMPQQPANQGRNPAATNQTEFDRVF from the exons ATGGCCAAGCAGTACGACATGGTCGAGTGTCCCTTCTGCGACGAGGTTTCCAAGTACGAGAAGCTCGCCAAGATCGGCCAGGGCACCTTCGG GGAAGTTTTCAAAGCCAAACATCGCCAGACAGGCAAGAAAGTAGCACTGAAGAAGGTGCTGATGGAAAATGAGAAGGAAGGG ttcCCCATCACAGCCTTGCGAGAGATTAaaatcctgcagctgctcaaacATGAGAACGTGGTGAACCTCATAGAAATCTGCAGGACCAAAG cctctccgTACAACCGGTGCAAGGGCAGCATCTACCTTGTGTTTGACTTCTGTGAGCACGACCTGGCCGGCCTTCTCAGCAACGCCCATGTCAAGTTCACGCTGTCAGAGATCAAGAAAGTTATGCAGATGCTGCTGAATGGACTTTACTACATCCACAGGAACAAG ATCTTGCACCGAGACATGAAAGCAGCGAACGTGCTGATCACGCGGGATGGGGTCCTGAAGCTGGCGGACTTTGGGCTGGCTCGAGCTTTCAGCCTGGCCAAGAACAGCCAGCCCAACCGCTACACCAACCGCGTGGTGACCCTGTGGTACcggcccccagagctgctcctag GGGAGCGCGACTACGGCCCCCCCATTGATCTCTGGGGTGCAGGCTGCATCATGGCAGAGATGTGGACGCGCAGCCCCATCATGCAGGGGAACACggagcagcaccagctcacCCTCATCAGCCAGCTCTGTGGCTCCATCACGCCAGAG GTGTGGCCGAACGTGGACAAGTACGAGCTGTACGAGAAGCTGGACCTGCCCAAGGGGCAGAAGCGGAAGGTGAAGGATCGCCTCAAGGCCTACGTCAAGGACCCCTACGCGCTCGACCTCATCGACAAACTGCTGGTGCTGGACCCCGCCCAGCGCATCGACAGCGACGATGCCCTCAACCACGACTTCTTCTGGTCTGACCCCATGCCCTCAGACCTCAAGAACATGCTGTCCACCCACAACCAGTCCATGTTCGAGTACCTGGCCCCGCCGCGCAGGAGGGGCGGGCACATGCCCCAGCAGCCGGCGAACCAGGGCAGGAACCCGGCGGCCACCAACCAGACTGAGTTTGACAGAGTCTTTTGA
- the ENG gene encoding endoglin isoform X2 has product MGPRSVPLLPLLLALLGRPDPGRAEGCDLQPVTAEPPITLSYATGTVPRGCVSNSSVGTDHEVHVLSVKWSKASPVPLTVTVTPGAGACSRPAVLILLCSRCPARITSPCSNLILRTDAHLIPESTIRAPNLEPPIVSSEEQLLAWALAAYGGITSYSELQDPRRLQLHLGEDAQSPPECVPQENFNAIPHLEAEVFFHGVKSCSRSDAQSTRAAHIIHLQSEPSSSITRVNLSLSCSPNSAGNQILILQSKANFTWFLSAECNIQLLVSGSYKMPLFSMLIAGNSLPDTEQGLIAEAFEKNYSVIASYSAIPASTHISLQIHEHGMVETPVSTTPMVITQPPDLPHQVLRTLKPWKCTDETMEIVIIRSYLEPIKDVVNITLRDIRCQAEKNATHFMLKSPLSHCGTSLEGRGYANNELILSLAKDAVLRSVRVGFQCEIPRELFLRLFPTADFKAPQTELEINKEAFVQASMRWMDHPADLQLKECWLVASEREPVLLVQGGQARGAGVAVLDGPPSSHGRKVWRFRFTYSVPEGGHIPFSAFLRCKAGLQNDTIFEKVLEVRVKDAWRPLNYRGLGLGAVLGITFGAFLIGALLTAVLWYIYSHTRAQGSAGE; this is encoded by the exons ATCCCGGGAGAGCCGAGGGCTGTGACCTGCAGCCCGTGACAGCAGAGCCACCCATCACCCTCTCCTATGCCACCGGCACGGTGCCCCGGGGCTGTGTCAGCAACAGCTCCGTGGGCACCGACCATGAGGTCCATGTGCTCAGCGTCAAGTGGTCCAAG gcctctcctgtccctctgaCGGTGACAGTGACCCCAGGAGCCGGTGCCTGCAGCCGCCCAGCAGTGCTGATCCTCCTCTGCAGCCGCTGCCCTGCCAGGATCACCTCCCCGTGCTCCAACCTGATCCTCCGCACC GACGCCCACCTCATCCCAGAGAGCACCATCAGAGCACCAAACCTTGAGCCACCCATCGTCTCCAgcgaggagcagctgctggcctgggctctggctgcctATGGGGGCATCACGTCCTACAGTGAGCTGCAGGACCCCCGCAGGCTCCAGCTGCACCTGGGGGAAG atgcccagagccccccagagtGCGTTCCCCAGGAGAACTTCAATGCCATTCCGCACCTTGAGGCTGAGGTCTTCTTCCACGGGGTGAAGAGCTGCTCACGCAGTGACGCCCAGAGCACCAGGGCTGCCCACATCATCCATCTGCAGTCAGAGCCCAG CTCCTCCATCACAAGGGTGAACCTGTCTCTGAGCTGTTCTCCGAACTCTGCTGGCAACCAGATCCTCATCCTGCAGAGCAAGGCCAACTTCACCTGGTTCCTCTCCGCAGAGTGCAACATCCAGTTACTG GTCTCTGGGAGTTACAAGATGCCCCTTTTCTCCATGTTGATCGCTGGGAACTCCCTGCctgacacagagcagggccTCATTGCTGAGGCCTTTGAGAAGAACTACAGTGTCATTGCCTCCTACTCTGCCATCCCTGCTAGCACCCACATCAGCCTGCAGATTCACGAGCACG ggatggtCGAGACGCCCGTGAGCACCACCCCCATGGTCATCACACAGCCCCCAGACCTGCCCCACCAGGTGCTGCGCACGCTCAAGCCCTGGAAGTGCACAGATGAAACCATGGAGATTGTCATCATCAGGTCCTACCTGGAG cccatcaAGGACGTGGTGAACATCACCCTGAGGGACATCCGCTGCCAGGCAGAGAAAAATGCCACCCACTTCATGCTGAAGAGCCCCCTCAGCCACTGTGGCACCTCGCTGGAGGGCAGGGGCTATGCCAACAATGAG CTCATCCTCAGCCTGGCCAAGGACGCCGTGCTCCGGAGCGTGCGG GTGGGTTTCCAGTGCGAGATCCCACGGGAGCTCTTCCTGCGCCTTTTCCCCACCGCCGACTTCAAGGCGCCGCAGACGGAGCTGGAGATCAACAAGGAGGCCTTTGTGCAG GCGTCCATGCGGTGGATGGATCACCCGGCCGACCTGCAGCTGAAGGAGTGCTGGCTGGTGGCCTCGGAGCGGGAGCcggtgctgctggtgcagggCGGGCAGGCGCGGGGAGcaggggtggctgtgctggacgGGCCCCCCAGCAGCCACGGCAGGAAGGTCTGGCGCTTCCGCTTCACCTACAGCGTTCCTGAGGGCGGCCACATCCCCTTCTCCGCATTCCTGCGGTGCAAGGCCGGCCTGCAG AATGACACCATCTTCGAGAAGGTGCTGGAGGTGAGAGTGAAGGATGCCTGGCGGCCGCTCAACT ACcgtgggctggggctgggcgcTGTCCTGGGCATCACCTTCGGCGCCTTCCTCATCGGGGCGCTCCTCACTGCCGTGCTCTGGTACATCTACTCGCACACCC gggctcagggctcagctggggagTGA
- the ENG gene encoding endoglin isoform X1, producing MGPRSVPLLPLLLALLGRPDPGRAEGCDLQPVTAEPPITLSYATGTVPRGCVSNSSVGTDHEVHVLSVKWSKASPVPLTVTVTPGAGACSRPAVLILLCSRCPARITSPCSNLILRTDAHLIPESTIRAPNLEPPIVSSEEQLLAWALAAYGGITSYSELQDPRRLQLHLGEDAQSPPECVPQENFNAIPHLEAEVFFHGVKSCSRSDAQSTRAAHIIHLQSEPSSSITRVNLSLSCSPNSAGNQILILQSKANFTWFLSAECNIQLLVSGSYKMPLFSMLIAGNSLPDTEQGLIAEAFEKNYSVIASYSAIPASTHISLQIHEHGMVETPVSTTPMVITQPPDLPHQVLRTLKPWKCTDETMEIVIIRSYLEPIKDVVNITLRDIRCQAEKNATHFMLKSPLSHCGTSLEGRGYANNELILSLAKDAVLRSVRVGFQCEIPRELFLRLFPTADFKAPQTELEINKEAFVQASMRWMDHPADLQLKECWLVASEREPVLLVQGGQARGAGVAVLDGPPSSHGRKVWRFRFTYSVPEGGHIPFSAFLRCKAGLQNDTIFEKVLEVRVKDAWRPLNYRGLGLGAVLGITFGAFLIGALLTAVLWYIYSHTRPISKLQPVSSTAPASESSSTNHSIGSTQSTPCSTSSMA from the exons ATCCCGGGAGAGCCGAGGGCTGTGACCTGCAGCCCGTGACAGCAGAGCCACCCATCACCCTCTCCTATGCCACCGGCACGGTGCCCCGGGGCTGTGTCAGCAACAGCTCCGTGGGCACCGACCATGAGGTCCATGTGCTCAGCGTCAAGTGGTCCAAG gcctctcctgtccctctgaCGGTGACAGTGACCCCAGGAGCCGGTGCCTGCAGCCGCCCAGCAGTGCTGATCCTCCTCTGCAGCCGCTGCCCTGCCAGGATCACCTCCCCGTGCTCCAACCTGATCCTCCGCACC GACGCCCACCTCATCCCAGAGAGCACCATCAGAGCACCAAACCTTGAGCCACCCATCGTCTCCAgcgaggagcagctgctggcctgggctctggctgcctATGGGGGCATCACGTCCTACAGTGAGCTGCAGGACCCCCGCAGGCTCCAGCTGCACCTGGGGGAAG atgcccagagccccccagagtGCGTTCCCCAGGAGAACTTCAATGCCATTCCGCACCTTGAGGCTGAGGTCTTCTTCCACGGGGTGAAGAGCTGCTCACGCAGTGACGCCCAGAGCACCAGGGCTGCCCACATCATCCATCTGCAGTCAGAGCCCAG CTCCTCCATCACAAGGGTGAACCTGTCTCTGAGCTGTTCTCCGAACTCTGCTGGCAACCAGATCCTCATCCTGCAGAGCAAGGCCAACTTCACCTGGTTCCTCTCCGCAGAGTGCAACATCCAGTTACTG GTCTCTGGGAGTTACAAGATGCCCCTTTTCTCCATGTTGATCGCTGGGAACTCCCTGCctgacacagagcagggccTCATTGCTGAGGCCTTTGAGAAGAACTACAGTGTCATTGCCTCCTACTCTGCCATCCCTGCTAGCACCCACATCAGCCTGCAGATTCACGAGCACG ggatggtCGAGACGCCCGTGAGCACCACCCCCATGGTCATCACACAGCCCCCAGACCTGCCCCACCAGGTGCTGCGCACGCTCAAGCCCTGGAAGTGCACAGATGAAACCATGGAGATTGTCATCATCAGGTCCTACCTGGAG cccatcaAGGACGTGGTGAACATCACCCTGAGGGACATCCGCTGCCAGGCAGAGAAAAATGCCACCCACTTCATGCTGAAGAGCCCCCTCAGCCACTGTGGCACCTCGCTGGAGGGCAGGGGCTATGCCAACAATGAG CTCATCCTCAGCCTGGCCAAGGACGCCGTGCTCCGGAGCGTGCGG GTGGGTTTCCAGTGCGAGATCCCACGGGAGCTCTTCCTGCGCCTTTTCCCCACCGCCGACTTCAAGGCGCCGCAGACGGAGCTGGAGATCAACAAGGAGGCCTTTGTGCAG GCGTCCATGCGGTGGATGGATCACCCGGCCGACCTGCAGCTGAAGGAGTGCTGGCTGGTGGCCTCGGAGCGGGAGCcggtgctgctggtgcagggCGGGCAGGCGCGGGGAGcaggggtggctgtgctggacgGGCCCCCCAGCAGCCACGGCAGGAAGGTCTGGCGCTTCCGCTTCACCTACAGCGTTCCTGAGGGCGGCCACATCCCCTTCTCCGCATTCCTGCGGTGCAAGGCCGGCCTGCAG AATGACACCATCTTCGAGAAGGTGCTGGAGGTGAGAGTGAAGGATGCCTGGCGGCCGCTCAACT ACcgtgggctggggctgggcgcTGTCCTGGGCATCACCTTCGGCGCCTTCCTCATCGGGGCGCTCCTCACTGCCGTGCTCTGGTACATCTACTCGCACACCC GTCCCATCTCCAAACTGCAGCCGGTTTCCAGCACGGCGCCAGCCtcggagagcagcagcaccaaccACAGCAttggcagcacccagagcacccCCTGCTCCACCAGCAGCATGGCCTGA